In the genome of Gloeotrichia echinulata CP02, one region contains:
- a CDS encoding DUF3110 domain-containing protein, which produces MITPMRVFVLIFNARTENEGIHSIREGNRNKILMFESEDDATRYALMLEAQDFRSPTVEAMDAEEIKEFCESAGYHWEIVPQQSDKVITPPELNVEQTDWQANASKEDTSKDTSQPNQATPAPSELSNSELDKIRRQLEGLF; this is translated from the coding sequence ATGATTACACCCATGCGTGTTTTTGTGTTAATTTTTAATGCTCGCACCGAAAATGAGGGTATTCACTCAATTCGGGAGGGCAATCGTAATAAAATTCTGATGTTTGAGTCAGAAGACGACGCCACGCGCTATGCGCTAATGTTAGAAGCTCAAGATTTCCGCAGCCCGACCGTAGAGGCGATGGATGCTGAGGAAATCAAGGAATTTTGTGAAAGTGCGGGCTATCACTGGGAAATTGTCCCACAACAGAGCGATAAAGTGATCACTCCCCCAGAGCTGAACGTGGAACAAACCGACTGGCAAGCAAATGCCTCGAAGGAGGATACTAGTAAGGATACCTCCCAGCCGAACCAAGCAACCCCAGCCCCATCGGAATTGTCTAATTCTGAATTAGACAAGATTCGTCGCCAACTGGAAGGATTATTTTGA
- a CDS encoding translocation/assembly module TamB domain-containing protein — MINSSNRDHHSQPVTRKRLWLMILSRGGIFLGGVLLLGVVGVTWRLWTFIQKELTPLAAGNLTSTLNRPVKLGEVTQFSLTGIRFAASSIPATATDPDRVTMEAVEVGFDPLRLILNRRLKLDVTLVNPDIYIEQDDQGRWVTTTIAPPGKDGPIKTDLDHLRFRNAKVALLPFSAKTSQPLPTPNPPITFSQFKGVAQLLENNHLIKFDVAGQGDSGGNISIQGDTRIQANSWNLQLKAQNLPASHITRLIKLPVNLQAGRVNGDLQIKLVNQQPALLFGSATAQGVTLQIPRVPQLLSNTQGNLNFQGLVIQLENIATNYGKIPVLAKGIIDSQTGFKLAGRINRVTVPTALETLKVKLPWTATGEVKADLQITGSLTQPILSGTVASIKPARIDKVDLKTVSSKFELSTSNSLITLKDIQGIGTLGGEVTAAGTIKLSQTPRLDFNFTAKNVPGDAIAKVYDATPTFKIGTVSATGQLTGVPSQVQTVVQWQAPGATYPASGEMAIAPDRSVSFGNVAVNVGGGTVQASGSYVNQAWQAVAQASGVQLAPFVKQNQLQNVSLAGANLNGRFIVAGTTTPFKVAKIRTEGAGVQIAGGRIAIADLQLQDQSFAAQLVANGVHLGQLFPNSPQALAGPMAGTFQIAGNRDFSLKTLSGTGEARLSVAGGSVTAANIKLADGVYQAQVRANNLAVQELAKVPRQFHGRLGGDFQVAGAVESLKPQAIQATGLARLNVAGGTITASNIKLANGRYQADFDAAGVELNQLNQQLRGQFGGKLQVAGTVESTKLADMRATGQVQLSQGISVIQQPMKAAIAWNGQRLLVERATSPDLIASGDISVNAQSSGIPEISELNLQVQAQNYNIQQLPFKLPNTVNLAGLADFNGKITGKLPLPNIQGQLRLRNLAVQDFAFESVLSGNIQSLAGRGVNLDVAGKSDRLAFNLDAKNRPNAFLVKWQQALATGQTQGDNLSLKLENFPLKVLNLTPPANTRLGNAPLAGLLNGDLQINQQTFATSGNIAIAKPRIGRITGDSLIAQFGYNQGKATITNSEFVIDQSRYGFVGNVNTSTKVPQVQGKLNINQGNIQNILTALQLFEIQDVRNGLATPTYGKAADLATNQQGLPNQPLLTQIERFSQVDDLFARQQEQRLQAHPLPELADLKGTFSGEVGVNTSTPKGLALQFNLNGQNWSWGKQDEQNQLNRFYSADRIIAEGSFENSILTLRPLRIESGQKLLAFKGNIGGQDQSATLEINNLPIELLNNFVKLPVGVTGNLNATAGLAGSQDNPQAKGVLQINDGAINQKKIESATASFDYNNGRLGFNSNVVVKGTEPVNLRGYIPLLSKIPENNEISLEVKVKDEGLTLLNLFTNQVAYEQGKGEVNLEIRGTMQNPIVNGIATLNNAIFSAIALPGKLTDVTGKATFDFDRISVENLQGKFSQGKVEATGQIPIADTQDTTIDNPLTVNLDKLTLNLKGLYQGGASGNLQITGSALQPRIGGKVQLFDGQVLLAESASTKKAATNSFSLTDKIAVSNSITTFKDLELELGNNVEITRPPILKFQAKGSLMVNGAVSDPTPDGTIRLESGGVNLFTTQFNLARGYQQTATFNKNQPRDPNLDIRLFAKVLDGIQTNDINKLNSTGGLAALETIRVEASINGPASKINENLQLTSSPSRSETEIVALLGGGFVDTQGRGDSTLGLINIAGSAVFNNFQGAFNLIGNAFGLSELRVFPTILSKRPEAGRSNSTVELALEAGVDISTKFSISTIKILTANDPFQWGINYRINDRVRLRASTNFFDDSRTVIEYERRF, encoded by the coding sequence ATGATTAACTCTAGCAATCGAGATCATCACTCCCAGCCAGTCACCCGTAAGCGTTTGTGGTTAATGATTTTGAGTCGCGGTGGTATTTTCTTGGGTGGAGTTTTACTGCTGGGAGTTGTCGGTGTTACTTGGCGATTGTGGACTTTCATTCAAAAAGAGTTAACGCCGTTAGCTGCAGGAAATCTTACTAGTACACTCAACCGTCCAGTAAAATTGGGAGAAGTCACACAATTTTCTTTGACGGGTATCAGGTTTGCGGCGTCTTCGATTCCCGCTACAGCGACAGATCCAGACCGGGTGACAATGGAGGCTGTGGAGGTGGGTTTTGACCCGTTACGGTTAATCTTGAACCGTCGATTAAAGCTAGATGTTACCTTAGTCAATCCCGATATTTACATTGAACAGGATGATCAAGGACGCTGGGTGACTACTACTATCGCCCCCCCAGGAAAAGATGGTCCAATTAAAACCGATTTGGATCATCTGCGGTTTCGTAATGCCAAGGTGGCTTTATTACCATTTTCCGCAAAAACCTCACAACCACTCCCCACTCCTAACCCCCCCATCACTTTTTCCCAATTTAAGGGCGTCGCGCAACTCCTGGAAAATAACCATCTAATTAAATTTGACGTGGCAGGTCAGGGAGATAGTGGTGGTAATATTTCTATTCAAGGAGACACGCGCATCCAGGCAAACTCTTGGAATTTACAGCTAAAAGCGCAAAATTTGCCAGCATCTCATATCACCCGCCTGATTAAATTACCAGTAAATTTACAGGCGGGTAGAGTCAATGGCGATTTACAAATCAAACTGGTAAACCAGCAGCCAGCTTTATTGTTTGGTAGCGCGACAGCGCAAGGGGTAACACTTCAAATTCCCCGTGTACCACAATTATTGAGCAATACCCAAGGGAATCTCAATTTTCAGGGCTTGGTCATCCAGTTAGAGAATATTGCTACCAATTATGGTAAGATTCCTGTATTGGCTAAGGGCATCATAGATAGCCAGACTGGTTTTAAGTTGGCAGGGCGAATTAATCGGGTAACAGTTCCCACAGCGTTAGAAACTCTCAAGGTGAAACTGCCTTGGACTGCAACTGGGGAAGTAAAAGCCGACTTACAGATTACCGGTTCGCTGACTCAACCGATTCTCTCCGGCACAGTTGCCAGCATCAAACCTGCCCGGATTGATAAAGTTGATTTGAAAACTGTTAGTAGTAAGTTTGAGTTATCTACCAGTAATTCCCTCATTACCCTCAAAGATATTCAAGGCATAGGCACATTAGGGGGTGAGGTGACAGCGGCTGGGACAATTAAACTTAGTCAGACGCCCCGCCTGGATTTTAATTTTACAGCAAAGAATGTTCCAGGGGATGCGATCGCCAAAGTTTATGACGCCACACCCACATTTAAAATCGGTACTGTCTCAGCAACAGGGCAATTAACTGGAGTTCCTAGTCAGGTGCAGACGGTGGTGCAATGGCAAGCCCCCGGCGCAACTTACCCCGCCAGTGGTGAAATGGCGATCGCCCCAGACCGCAGTGTCTCTTTTGGCAATGTCGCTGTCAATGTCGGCGGTGGTACTGTCCAAGCATCTGGGAGTTATGTCAATCAAGCTTGGCAAGCTGTCGCCCAAGCCTCTGGTGTACAATTGGCACCTTTTGTCAAGCAAAATCAACTGCAAAATGTCTCTTTAGCAGGAGCAAATTTGAATGGTCGTTTTATCGTTGCTGGGACGACAACACCATTTAAAGTTGCGAAAATTCGCACTGAAGGCGCAGGAGTGCAAATTGCTGGGGGTAGAATAGCAATTGCTGATCTCCAGCTGCAAGACCAAAGCTTTGCAGCCCAACTAGTCGCCAATGGTGTACACTTAGGACAGTTATTCCCAAATTCTCCCCAGGCTTTGGCAGGTCCAATGGCTGGGACGTTTCAAATCGCAGGTAATAGAGATTTTAGTCTGAAAACTCTCAGTGGTACTGGTGAAGCTCGTCTGAGTGTCGCTGGTGGTAGCGTCACCGCTGCCAATATTAAATTAGCTGATGGTGTATATCAAGCCCAAGTCCGGGCAAATAACCTGGCTGTGCAAGAATTGGCAAAGGTACCTCGACAGTTTCACGGTCGCTTAGGTGGTGATTTCCAAGTTGCGGGTGCTGTGGAGTCTTTGAAACCCCAAGCGATCCAAGCTACAGGACTTGCACGATTGAATGTTGCTGGTGGGACAATTACAGCCTCAAATATTAAACTGGCAAATGGTCGCTATCAGGCCGACTTTGATGCTGCAGGTGTAGAATTAAATCAGTTAAATCAGCAGTTGCGCGGTCAGTTCGGTGGTAAACTGCAAGTGGCAGGAACTGTGGAATCGACAAAATTAGCTGATATGCGTGCCACCGGTCAGGTACAATTGTCTCAAGGTATTTCTGTTATTCAACAACCCATGAAAGCGGCGATCGCCTGGAATGGTCAACGTCTGCTAGTTGAACGGGCAACTTCCCCAGATTTAATTGCTAGTGGTGATATATCTGTCAATGCTCAAAGCTCTGGTATACCAGAAATTAGCGAATTAAATCTGCAAGTTCAAGCTCAAAATTACAACATCCAACAGTTACCGTTTAAGCTGCCTAATACAGTAAATCTGGCAGGATTAGCCGATTTTAACGGTAAAATCACAGGTAAGTTACCATTGCCAAACATACAAGGTCAACTGCGGTTGCGGAATTTGGCAGTACAGGACTTTGCTTTTGAGTCTGTGTTAAGTGGAAATATCCAGTCATTGGCTGGAAGAGGTGTAAATCTAGACGTAGCCGGAAAAAGCGATCGTCTGGCTTTTAACCTCGATGCCAAAAATCGCCCCAATGCTTTCCTGGTAAAGTGGCAACAAGCATTGGCTACCGGTCAAACTCAAGGGGATAATTTGTCCTTGAAACTAGAAAACTTTCCCTTAAAGGTGTTGAATTTGACTCCACCTGCTAACACCCGCTTGGGTAATGCACCGCTAGCTGGGTTGTTAAATGGAGATTTGCAGATTAATCAGCAGACATTCGCCACAAGTGGAAATATTGCGATCGCTAAACCGCGAATTGGTCGCATCACAGGCGATAGTTTAATTGCTCAGTTTGGCTACAACCAGGGTAAAGCCACAATTACAAATAGCGAATTTGTCATAGACCAAAGTCGCTACGGCTTTGTGGGTAATGTCAATACTTCCACCAAAGTCCCCCAAGTACAGGGCAAACTCAACATCAATCAGGGTAATATCCAAAATATTTTAACAGCATTACAGCTATTTGAAATCCAGGATGTCCGCAATGGCTTGGCAACACCAACTTACGGGAAAGCGGCTGATTTGGCTACTAACCAACAAGGATTGCCAAATCAGCCGTTATTAACTCAAATTGAACGGTTTTCTCAAGTTGATGACCTCTTTGCACGACAGCAAGAACAGCGACTTCAAGCACATCCACTACCAGAGTTAGCCGACTTAAAAGGAACCTTCAGCGGCGAAGTTGGTGTAAATACAAGCACACCCAAAGGACTCGCGCTACAGTTTAATTTAAATGGTCAAAACTGGAGTTGGGGGAAGCAGGACGAACAGAATCAACTCAATCGTTTTTATAGCGCTGATAGAATAATTGCCGAAGGTAGCTTTGAAAACAGCATTTTGACGTTGCGACCTTTACGAATCGAATCTGGTCAAAAACTCCTCGCCTTCAAAGGTAATATTGGTGGTCAAGACCAATCTGCTACATTAGAGATCAATAATTTACCAATAGAACTATTGAACAATTTTGTCAAGCTACCAGTTGGTGTCACCGGTAATCTGAACGCGACAGCAGGTTTAGCAGGTAGCCAAGACAATCCCCAAGCCAAAGGGGTATTGCAAATCAACGACGGTGCAATCAATCAGAAGAAAATAGAATCAGCTACAGCCAGTTTCGACTATAACAATGGACGCTTGGGCTTTAATAGCAATGTTGTAGTTAAGGGTACAGAACCGGTAAACCTTCGCGGTTACATCCCCTTGCTCTCGAAGATACCAGAAAATAATGAAATCAGTCTAGAGGTCAAAGTCAAAGATGAAGGATTGACCCTGTTAAACTTGTTCACTAATCAGGTAGCCTATGAACAGGGAAAAGGAGAAGTCAACCTCGAAATCCGGGGAACGATGCAAAACCCAATAGTCAATGGCATTGCCACTCTCAATAATGCCATATTTTCAGCCATTGCTTTGCCAGGAAAGCTGACCGATGTCACAGGTAAAGCAACATTTGATTTTGACCGGATCTCAGTAGAAAATCTCCAGGGTAAGTTTAGCCAAGGTAAAGTAGAAGCCACTGGACAAATTCCCATCGCCGACACCCAGGATACGACAATTGACAATCCCCTTACCGTCAACCTCGATAAGTTAACGTTGAATCTCAAGGGACTGTATCAAGGGGGCGCCAGCGGTAATTTGCAAATTACAGGTTCAGCCCTACAACCACGAATTGGTGGTAAGGTACAGTTATTTGATGGTCAGGTATTGCTAGCAGAGTCTGCTTCAACTAAAAAGGCCGCAACTAACAGTTTTAGCCTGACTGATAAGATAGCAGTCAGCAATTCCATCACCACATTTAAGGATTTAGAGTTGGAGTTAGGGAACAATGTCGAAATTACCCGTCCACCAATTCTGAAGTTCCAAGCCAAAGGTAGTCTCATGGTCAACGGTGCGGTGAGTGACCCAACACCCGATGGTACGATCAGGCTAGAAAGTGGTGGAGTCAACTTATTTACTACCCAATTTAACCTAGCTCGTGGCTATCAACAAACCGCAACTTTTAACAAAAATCAACCCCGTGACCCAAATTTAGATATTCGGCTATTTGCTAAGGTACTCGACGGAATCCAGACCAATGACATCAATAAACTAAATTCCACAGGAGGATTAGCAGCCTTAGAGACCATTCGCGTCGAAGCTAGTATCAACGGTCCAGCCAGCAAAATCAACGAAAATCTCCAATTAACCAGCTCTCCATCACGCAGCGAAACAGAAATCGTCGCACTTTTAGGAGGTGGGTTTGTCGATACCCAAGGACGTGGTGACAGCACCTTGGGACTAATTAATATTGCCGGTTCTGCTGTATTCAACAACTTTCAGGGCGCTTTTAACCTGATTGGTAACGCCTTTGGCTTAAGTGAACTGCGGGTATTTCCCACCATCCTCTCAAAGAGACCCGAAGCAGGCAGAAGCAATTCCACTGTAGAATTAGCTTTAGAGGCAGGGGTGGATATTTCTACCAAGTTTTCGATTTCCACCATCAAAATTTTAACAGCCAATGACCCCTTTCAATGGGGTATCAATTACCGGATTAACGACCGAGTGCGTCTTCGTGCTTCCACAAATTTCTTCGATGACAGTCGTACCGTCATTGAGTATGAAAGACGGTTTTGA